The genomic DNA CCGTGCTCGTACAGGTCGAAGCCGTTGACCTCGAAGGAGCACTCGTACGACGACAGCGCGGCGAACGCGCGGTCCAGCGCCTCCTCGTCGATGCCGTGGGCGATCGTGACGTGCGGGTGGTAAGGGAACTCCAGGCGGCGTTCGACCGGACCGGATCGCACCTGCTGCTCGAGCAGCTCACACGCACCGATGCCCTCGGCGACCGCGACGAACACCACCGGCGAGATCGGCCGGAAGGTGCCGGTGCCGCGCAAGGTCATCCGGAACGGCCGGGCCCACGACGCCG from Luteipulveratus halotolerans includes the following:
- a CDS encoding 2'-5' RNA ligase family protein, with the translated sequence MTRTIGVSIPVPSPYGEQLQDVRREVGDPLADAVPSHVTLMPPTPVEDADRDALAEHLERSASWARPFRMTLRGTGTFRPISPVVFVAVAEGIGACELLEQQVRSGPVERRLEFPYHPHVTIAHGIDEEALDRAFAALSSYECSFEVNGFDLYEHGEDQVWRSVRRFAFGV